The following coding sequences lie in one Candidatus Neomarinimicrobiota bacterium genomic window:
- a CDS encoding HlyC/CorC family transporter, with protein sequence MTLLIVYFLLALSVSFLCSLLESVLLSVTHTHIMMMEKENHKSAKILKKMKESINRPLAAILTLNTVANTVGAAGVGAQAYILLGSEWVAIASGILTLSILIFSEIIPKTLGVIHWKRISGSTAYMIQLMIWINYPFVLLLELVSNWLGADEAVIKVTREEIGVLAEMGEDEGAIEDREGTIIENLLRLDNITAEEVMTPRSVLFTLQKNQTVKEVLDTNKNISFSRIPVYGSDLDDIIGMVRRYQIIKSKAEDKFNVTMETLAGPVISVNQKKSVSEILDLLVKKREHLFIATDENDRTVGLITLEDAIETLLGVEIVDEFDSVEDMRKLAVEKMRKRREYSEKQ encoded by the coding sequence ATGACTTTGTTAATTGTTTATTTCCTACTCGCCTTGTCTGTGTCATTTCTATGTTCACTTCTGGAATCAGTTCTTCTTTCTGTAACTCATACCCATATTATGATGATGGAAAAAGAAAACCATAAAAGTGCTAAAATATTAAAAAAAATGAAAGAGTCAATCAATCGACCCTTGGCAGCTATTTTAACATTAAACACAGTTGCTAATACGGTTGGCGCTGCAGGTGTGGGTGCGCAGGCATATATACTCCTTGGATCAGAATGGGTGGCAATCGCATCTGGAATTTTGACATTGTCTATTCTAATTTTTTCAGAAATTATACCTAAAACACTTGGTGTAATTCATTGGAAACGAATTTCAGGCTCAACAGCTTACATGATCCAATTGATGATTTGGATTAACTATCCCTTTGTCTTGCTTTTGGAATTAGTGTCTAATTGGCTCGGAGCAGATGAAGCTGTTATAAAGGTAACGCGGGAAGAAATCGGCGTTTTGGCAGAAATGGGTGAAGATGAAGGCGCCATTGAAGATCGGGAAGGAACGATTATCGAAAATCTTCTTCGACTGGATAATATTACCGCAGAAGAAGTAATGACGCCTAGGTCTGTTTTGTTCACTCTTCAAAAAAACCAAACCGTTAAAGAAGTTCTTGATACCAATAAAAATATATCTTTCTCTCGGATTCCTGTTTATGGTAGCGATTTGGATGACATCATTGGAATGGTGCGGCGATATCAAATCATAAAAAGTAAAGCTGAAGATAAATTTAATGTAACGATGGAAACATTGGCAGGACCTGTGATAAGTGTTAATCAAAAAAAATCTGTTTCGGAAATACTCGATTTGTTAGTAAAGAAACGTGAACATCTATTTATTGCTACGGATGAAAATGATCGTACAGTTGGTTTGATCACGCTAGAAGATGCAATCGAAACGCTTCTTGGCGTAGAGATTGTTGACGAATTCGACTCGGTAGAAGACATGCGGAAACTCGCAGTTGAAAAAATGCGAAAAAGACGCGAGTATTCAGAAAAACAATAA
- a CDS encoding TIGR02206 family membrane protein, which produces MTPIWWQTIIWSAGLIAGIIFIGKKLDSIKREMLIKTVAAFLIARAILVHPYVHYTVGWDIYNSLPLHLCGLSAILSGIVLLVRKQLLFELVYFWGIPGAFHSLVTPEFTQGWQGLLFVEYYISHGGIILSALMCTILLGFKPRPGSWWKIFLGSQILLPIIGIFNWLIDANYMYICAPPIVENPFIIGDFPEHLIGLEIAGLLHFAVVYLPYGLKYRKENISRLIST; this is translated from the coding sequence TTGACGCCAATTTGGTGGCAGACGATCATCTGGTCTGCCGGCTTAATTGCTGGGATTATATTTATTGGAAAAAAGCTTGATTCCATAAAAAGGGAAATGCTCATAAAGACGGTGGCTGCATTCTTGATTGCGCGAGCTATTTTGGTGCATCCATATGTTCATTATACTGTTGGCTGGGATATATACAACAGTTTACCGCTGCATCTTTGTGGATTGTCGGCAATTCTTTCCGGCATTGTACTTTTAGTCAGGAAACAACTGTTATTTGAATTGGTATATTTCTGGGGAATTCCTGGCGCATTTCATTCGCTGGTTACGCCGGAATTTACACAAGGCTGGCAGGGGCTTTTATTTGTAGAATATTATATTTCCCATGGAGGAATTATACTAAGTGCATTGATGTGTACGATCCTTCTAGGATTCAAGCCGAGACCCGGTTCATGGTGGAAAATATTCCTCGGTTCCCAAATATTATTACCGATTATTGGCATATTTAATTGGTTAATAGATGCAAATTATATGTACATCTGTGCACCGCCGATTGTTGAAAATCCGTTTATTATCGGTGATTTTCCGGAACATCTAATCGGACTTGAAATTGCGGGACTTCTGCATTTTGCCGTTGTGTATCTTCCATATGGACTTAAATACCGAAAGGAAAATATTAGTAGATTGATTTCTACTTAA
- a CDS encoding class I SAM-dependent methyltransferase, translating into MLSKLFNKIIQLSPTIRRAIWKWWYQKLAKKHEGKNWRFMNYGYAPLNGSMPIELQSEEDEEDRYFIQLYHHAAQSADPNGKRILEVGSGRGGGSWYVASYLNPAHMTGLDYSENAVGLANQFFNEDNLDYVQGDAESLPFEAETFDAVINVESSHCYGSMESFVGEVKRVLKPGGIFSWVDLRGADDVDALETVFKHSGLTIVKEEVITENVLKALDGITNRKEKAISQFVPGFIRSAFNDFAAVKGSRIYNGFTNGRLVYLSKVFQKN; encoded by the coding sequence ATGCTATCAAAACTCTTTAATAAAATCATTCAACTTTCGCCGACAATTCGCCGAGCGATTTGGAAATGGTGGTATCAGAAACTTGCAAAAAAACACGAGGGGAAAAACTGGCGCTTTATGAATTACGGATATGCGCCATTGAACGGTTCTATGCCGATTGAACTACAATCTGAGGAAGACGAAGAAGACCGCTATTTCATTCAGCTTTATCACCATGCGGCACAATCTGCAGATCCAAACGGAAAGCGGATATTGGAGGTCGGTTCGGGCCGTGGCGGCGGATCGTGGTATGTGGCATCCTATTTGAATCCGGCTCACATGACAGGGCTGGATTATTCGGAAAACGCCGTAGGACTCGCCAACCAGTTTTTTAATGAAGATAATTTAGACTATGTGCAAGGGGATGCGGAGTCCTTGCCTTTCGAGGCAGAAACTTTTGATGCAGTCATCAACGTGGAATCGTCCCATTGCTACGGTTCCATGGAATCGTTCGTAGGCGAAGTGAAGCGCGTGCTAAAACCGGGAGGTATTTTTTCCTGGGTGGATTTGCGTGGGGCGGATGATGTGGATGCATTGGAAACTGTATTTAAACATTCAGGTTTGACCATAGTCAAAGAGGAAGTCATTACCGAAAATGTCCTCAAAGCGCTGGATGGTATCACGAATCGAAAAGAAAAAGCCATTAGCCAATTTGTCCCGGGATTTATCCGAAGTGCTTTCAATGATTTTGCTGCTGTAAAAGGGTCGCGCATTTACAATGGATTTACAAATGGACGCCTTGTGTATTTAAGTAAAGTCTTCCAAAAGAATTGA
- a CDS encoding glycosyltransferase, whose protein sequence is MTTSVSVIIPTWNRKNVLPRALHSVLNQTVKPDEIIVVDDGSTDGTAGLVKRDFPDVKLVSKKNAGVSSARNTGIVKSTHQWIAFLDSDDEWLPTKIEKQLDHFQKNPKAVLIHTDEIWIRNGVRVNPMKKHEKSGGWIFEKCLPLCLISPSSVLIKRALFSEIGMFDELLEVCEDYDLWLRICSKYPVHYLVEKLIVKYGGHEDQLSRKHWGMDRFRIQALDKLISDETLSDSYKNAAIKMLIEKAKIVLQGANKRENEMVIEECQNFIRKFRIKNVD, encoded by the coding sequence ATGACCACATCTGTTTCTGTCATTATTCCTACCTGGAATAGAAAAAATGTCCTTCCACGTGCGCTTCATTCTGTATTAAATCAAACTGTAAAACCCGATGAAATCATTGTAGTGGATGACGGTTCTACTGACGGAACAGCTGGCCTAGTTAAACGAGATTTTCCTGATGTTAAATTGGTTAGTAAAAAAAATGCCGGCGTAAGTTCTGCTAGAAATACAGGAATAGTAAAATCAACACATCAATGGATTGCATTTTTGGATTCGGACGATGAATGGCTTCCGACAAAAATTGAGAAACAATTGGATCATTTTCAAAAAAATCCGAAAGCTGTCCTGATTCATACGGATGAAATATGGATCCGCAATGGCGTTCGAGTCAATCCTATGAAAAAGCATGAAAAATCCGGTGGGTGGATCTTTGAAAAATGTCTGCCGTTGTGCTTGATTTCACCATCTTCAGTATTGATCAAAAGAGCATTGTTTTCTGAAATAGGAATGTTTGATGAATTATTGGAAGTTTGCGAAGATTACGATTTGTGGCTTAGGATTTGCTCAAAATATCCTGTTCATTATTTGGTAGAAAAACTCATTGTAAAATATGGTGGTCATGAGGATCAACTTTCTCGCAAACATTGGGGAATGGATAGATTTAGAATTCAGGCGTTAGATAAGCTAATTTCTGATGAAACTTTATCAGACTCTTATAAAAACGCTGCGATTAAAATGCTCATAGAAAAGGCTAAAATTGTATTACAAGGCGCCAATAAACGTGAAAACGAAATGGTTATAGAAGAATGTCAGAATTTTATACGAAAGTTTAGAATAAAGAATGTGGATTAA
- a CDS encoding toxin-antitoxin system YwqK family antitoxin produces the protein MKTLYTLLPIILLWISCGTRSTTGMLDETTVEYDGFLTNRIADSSWVWNFDNGSPRVTGEYDNGSQEGLWEYYWENGNKKAEGSFSDNYQEGVWTFWYENGQTHKEGSFHNGLKTGEWTVWWNNGTKGESGNFKNGTWHGTWTYWNPDGKFDREEVWSNGNFVR, from the coding sequence ATGAAAACATTATATACATTATTGCCCATAATCTTATTGTGGATTTCTTGCGGAACTCGTTCTACAACAGGGATGCTTGACGAAACGACCGTAGAATATGATGGATTTTTAACTAACAGAATTGCCGATAGTAGCTGGGTGTGGAATTTCGACAATGGTTCACCGAGAGTCACGGGTGAATATGATAACGGAAGTCAAGAAGGATTATGGGAATACTATTGGGAAAACGGAAATAAAAAAGCGGAAGGATCATTTTCCGATAATTACCAGGAAGGTGTCTGGACTTTTTGGTATGAAAATGGGCAGACGCATAAAGAAGGTTCGTTTCATAATGGATTGAAAACTGGTGAGTGGACTGTGTGGTGGAATAATGGTACCAAAGGTGAGTCTGGTAATTTCAAAAATGGTACATGGCACGGTACTTGGACTTATTGGAATCCTGATGGAAAATTTGACCGTGAAGAAGTATGGAGTAACGGTAATTTTGTACGCTAA
- a CDS encoding Zn-dependent oligopeptidase produces the protein MNKNTIFIGIISIAVVLFMYNKENPKIRKPINNPLLVDFNDVHDFSALKPGHIKRATTYALESTDMILAEILAVADENRNFKNTMVSIDDIYVAIEAVWSPGYLMGSTHTEKLIRDEGLESSRTIQKYITDLSLNEDLYNAVMAYSASAEAIGLSGYKKKFLDDTILDYKRSGFDLSKEERDKVKIIFNELSDLGLEFSKNISDFQDTLYVTEKEMKGLPESYQKEHLLDDGRYAIDMPYPSYVPFMEFSESDEAREQLQFKYKNRAKNSNLSVLDNIISKRRELVQVLGYASYAEYRTENRMAQNPENVWNFENDLKKKVRPKGQLDVNEMLKIKSKRTGKDENVIQPWEASFYYNQILKEKFDLDPEEVRKYFEFNNVTEGLFTIYQTLFDVRFKQVEHPSIWHEDVQMFEVYDRESKDLIGRFYLDMFPRPNKYGHAAAFSVTMGKMTDNGYQKPATALVCNFPKPTEFQPSLLTHDNVETYFHEFGHLVHGVLTESNLMSYAGTSVPRDFVEAPSQMLENWVWQKESLSLFAKHYETGEVIPDELLNKMIAAKNVNSGTRTLQQIFYGVLDFTLHDGFDPTGEMSTTKIVNKLQNEITFYPMQAGTHMQAAFGHLNGYGAAYYGYMWSKVFAQDMFSIFEEKGIMDPETGKRYREVILGKGGTENPLDLVREFLGREPNSEAFTRSLGL, from the coding sequence ATGAATAAGAATACTATTTTTATTGGCATTATTTCTATCGCTGTCGTTCTTTTTATGTATAATAAAGAGAATCCAAAAATACGGAAACCGATCAATAATCCATTGTTAGTAGATTTTAATGATGTGCACGATTTTAGTGCTTTAAAACCTGGGCATATTAAGCGTGCCACAACCTATGCTTTGGAATCAACTGATATGATTCTAGCCGAGATTCTAGCCGTTGCAGATGAAAATCGTAATTTCAAAAATACAATGGTTAGCATTGATGATATTTATGTCGCGATTGAAGCGGTATGGAGTCCGGGCTACCTGATGGGATCCACCCATACAGAAAAACTGATTCGAGATGAAGGATTGGAATCCAGCCGCACCATTCAAAAATACATTACGGATCTTTCGCTCAATGAAGATTTGTACAATGCCGTCATGGCGTATTCTGCTTCAGCAGAAGCCATAGGTCTCTCAGGCTATAAAAAGAAATTTCTGGATGATACGATTTTGGATTACAAGCGAAGCGGTTTTGATTTGTCGAAGGAAGAACGAGATAAGGTGAAAATCATTTTCAACGAATTGTCTGATCTCGGGTTGGAATTCAGTAAAAATATATCTGATTTTCAGGATACGCTTTATGTAACGGAAAAGGAAATGAAAGGTCTTCCGGAATCGTATCAAAAAGAGCATTTGCTGGATGATGGTCGTTATGCTATTGATATGCCGTATCCATCGTATGTGCCGTTCATGGAATTTTCAGAGTCAGATGAAGCGAGAGAGCAGCTTCAGTTCAAATACAAAAATCGTGCGAAAAATTCCAATTTATCTGTTTTGGATAATATTATCAGCAAGCGCCGGGAACTGGTTCAGGTGCTTGGTTATGCTTCGTATGCGGAGTATAGAACGGAAAACCGCATGGCGCAGAACCCAGAGAATGTCTGGAATTTTGAAAATGACTTAAAAAAGAAAGTTCGGCCAAAAGGACAGCTTGATGTGAATGAAATGTTGAAGATCAAATCGAAACGTACCGGAAAAGACGAGAATGTCATTCAGCCGTGGGAGGCTAGCTTTTATTACAATCAAATCTTGAAGGAAAAATTTGATCTGGACCCTGAAGAAGTTCGCAAGTATTTCGAGTTCAATAATGTAACAGAAGGACTTTTTACCATTTATCAAACATTATTTGATGTTCGATTTAAACAAGTTGAGCATCCATCAATTTGGCACGAAGATGTACAAATGTTTGAGGTTTACGATCGAGAATCGAAGGATTTGATAGGTAGGTTTTATCTCGATATGTTTCCGAGACCAAATAAATACGGACATGCAGCCGCATTTTCTGTTACGATGGGAAAAATGACAGACAATGGGTATCAAAAACCTGCGACTGCTTTGGTGTGCAATTTCCCAAAACCAACCGAATTTCAACCATCTTTACTAACGCATGATAATGTAGAAACTTACTTTCATGAATTCGGACATTTAGTGCATGGCGTCCTAACAGAATCGAATCTTATGAGCTATGCAGGAACATCGGTTCCACGAGATTTTGTAGAAGCACCATCGCAAATGTTAGAGAATTGGGTGTGGCAGAAAGAATCTTTATCGCTTTTTGCGAAACATTATGAAACTGGTGAAGTGATCCCTGATGAATTGTTGAACAAAATGATAGCTGCAAAAAACGTGAATTCTGGGACTCGAACGCTTCAGCAAATATTTTACGGTGTGCTAGATTTTACGCTTCATGACGGATTCGATCCGACAGGCGAAATGTCAACAACGAAAATTGTGAATAAGCTTCAAAACGAAATCACATTTTATCCGATGCAAGCCGGGACACACATGCAGGCAGCCTTTGGGCATCTCAATGGTTATGGTGCCGCTTATTATGGATATATGTGGTCTAAAGTATTTGCGCAGGATATGTTTTCTATTTTCGAAGAAAAAGGAATAATGGATCCTGAAACAGGGAAACGTTATAGAGAAGTGATTCTTGGAAAGGGTGGAACAGAAAATCCGCTGGATCTAGTTAGAGAGTTTCTCGGAAGAGAGCCAAATAGTGAAGCATTTACCCGAAGTCTTGGACTGTGA
- a CDS encoding SDR family NAD(P)-dependent oxidoreductase — protein MNNLNGKIALITGNSRGIGPLISSVLAKEGAIIVGVARSEGGLIKTEKMIQNTGGTCYSIPWNLADTSTFEALIETVRETAGEIDILINNAGIEKYNTFEHYAKDDIDSIIDLNLKAPMELVRLTLGRMKERGGHIVNIASLAGKKGVSLNNIYSASKAGVIMWTDGLRQDLRGTKVNVSVICPGFVSEAGMYHDAGVKPPFLLGSSKAEKVASAVLKAIKKNKAQIIVNQGPMKPLLALDQISPTLGDWVLKLFGVPKVSKKRLKN, from the coding sequence ATGAATAATCTTAATGGAAAAATTGCACTTATAACGGGAAACTCTCGCGGAATTGGTCCGTTAATTTCTTCGGTGCTCGCCAAAGAAGGGGCAATAATTGTTGGAGTGGCAAGATCAGAAGGTGGGCTCATAAAGACCGAAAAAATGATTCAAAATACAGGAGGAACGTGTTATTCGATTCCGTGGAATTTGGCGGACACTTCCACGTTTGAAGCTCTCATTGAAACCGTTCGCGAAACAGCAGGCGAGATCGATATTCTCATAAATAATGCAGGGATCGAGAAGTATAACACATTTGAACATTATGCTAAAGATGATATTGATTCCATAATTGATTTAAACCTTAAAGCACCAATGGAATTGGTTCGGTTGACCTTGGGAAGAATGAAAGAGAGAGGCGGGCATATTGTAAATATTGCGTCGCTCGCCGGAAAAAAAGGTGTGTCCTTGAACAATATCTACTCCGCCAGTAAAGCAGGAGTCATTATGTGGACGGATGGGCTTCGGCAGGATTTGAGAGGAACTAAAGTGAATGTTTCGGTTATTTGTCCGGGATTTGTTTCCGAAGCGGGGATGTACCATGATGCCGGTGTGAAACCACCGTTTTTGCTGGGGTCATCCAAAGCAGAGAAAGTAGCATCAGCAGTTTTGAAGGCGATCAAAAAAAATAAAGCGCAGATTATTGTAAATCAGGGACCAATGAAACCATTATTGGCCTTAGATCAGATTTCTCCAACATTAGGCGACTGGGTTTTGAAATTATTTGGCGTTCCGAAAGTAAGTAAAAAAAGATTGAAAAATTGA
- a CDS encoding M20/M25/M40 family metallo-hydrolase yields the protein MKLTRIVYTVFVCHTLFAQTVSDYSATTNAIIKASLKDSATYDRLSELCDTFGPRFSGSKNLEDAIDWILNEMKNDNLDNVHAEGVLVPHWVRGEESAELMVPHRKNLNMLGLGGSISTPRTGICAEVLVVKDFNELEERKAEAKGKIVLFNAEFTSYGKTVQYRYSGASEAAKVGAVASLIRSVGPYSMDTPHTGVMKYEDGVRKIPHAAITVEDAMMLQRMQDRGQKIVVKLKMSAKMFPDAKSRNVIAEIRGSEKPEEIVVIGGHIDSWDVGQGAMDDAGGCMVAWDALNVIQSLGLKPKRTIRCVLWTNEENGLGGGKAYRDAHLDELPNHILAVESDGGVFAPEGFGFTGSPKALEIIREIGTLLEPIGAGTIKVGGGGADIGPMKPFGVPQAGLHVEGSKYFWFHHTNADMMDKLDPQEVNKCKAAMAVLAFIVADMPERLPRVKKE from the coding sequence ATGAAATTAACTCGAATTGTTTACACTGTATTTGTTTGCCATACTCTCTTTGCCCAAACTGTTTCTGATTATTCGGCAACAACGAATGCCATTATCAAAGCTTCCTTGAAGGATAGCGCCACATACGATCGTCTTTCCGAATTGTGCGATACGTTCGGTCCTCGCTTCAGCGGAAGCAAAAATCTTGAGGACGCCATTGACTGGATTTTAAATGAGATGAAGAATGACAATCTGGATAATGTTCATGCTGAAGGGGTATTGGTTCCCCATTGGGTCCGAGGAGAAGAATCTGCTGAACTCATGGTACCACATCGGAAAAACTTAAATATGTTAGGTCTCGGCGGTAGCATATCTACACCAAGGACCGGTATTTGTGCGGAAGTTTTGGTTGTAAAAGATTTTAACGAGCTCGAAGAGAGAAAAGCAGAAGCCAAAGGGAAAATTGTATTATTTAATGCGGAATTTACCAGTTACGGAAAAACGGTGCAGTATCGATATAGCGGTGCTTCTGAGGCAGCCAAAGTAGGTGCTGTAGCAAGTTTGATTCGATCAGTTGGACCTTATTCCATGGATACGCCACACACCGGTGTAATGAAATATGAAGATGGTGTTCGAAAAATTCCGCACGCTGCCATCACAGTGGAAGATGCGATGATGCTTCAGCGTATGCAAGACCGCGGACAGAAAATTGTGGTGAAGCTAAAGATGTCTGCAAAAATGTTTCCTGATGCTAAATCCCGGAATGTGATTGCTGAAATCCGGGGATCAGAAAAACCGGAAGAAATTGTGGTCATAGGGGGACACATAGATTCCTGGGACGTTGGTCAGGGCGCGATGGATGACGCGGGCGGCTGCATGGTAGCGTGGGATGCTCTAAATGTAATTCAATCTCTCGGGCTCAAACCCAAACGAACCATCCGCTGTGTTCTGTGGACCAATGAGGAAAACGGTTTGGGTGGTGGGAAAGCTTACCGTGATGCGCATTTAGATGAATTACCAAATCATATATTAGCGGTAGAATCTGATGGTGGAGTTTTCGCTCCGGAAGGATTTGGATTTACTGGTTCGCCAAAAGCGTTGGAAATCATACGTGAGATTGGCACACTACTTGAACCTATCGGTGCCGGGACAATAAAAGTTGGCGGCGGCGGTGCTGATATTGGTCCGATGAAACCATTTGGTGTCCCTCAAGCTGGGTTGCATGTTGAAGGATCAAAATATTTTTGGTTTCATCATACCAATGCAGATATGATGGATAAACTTGATCCTCAAGAAGTGAACAAATGCAAAGCGGCGATGGCGGTTCTCGCATTTATAGTTGCGGATATGCCGGAAAGGCTCCCAAGGGTAAAAAAAGAATGA
- a CDS encoding GIY-YIG nuclease family protein, producing MKRYYVYVIELDRLVADLKKFRNKNPKYIKGNNCVYVGQSTRKPEIRFEQHKEGYKSNTFAKRFGLKLRKDLYEKYNPIPTRKDAEEIETMLGKALRAGGMGVWFN from the coding sequence ATGAAACGCTATTACGTTTATGTCATTGAACTTGACCGTCTTGTTGCAGATTTAAAAAAATTCAGAAACAAAAACCCAAAATATATAAAAGGAAACAATTGCGTTTATGTTGGGCAATCTACGCGAAAACCGGAGATAAGATTTGAACAACACAAAGAAGGATACAAATCTAATACGTTTGCAAAACGGTTTGGGCTCAAACTCCGGAAAGATCTATACGAAAAATATAATCCTATTCCAACGCGGAAAGATGCAGAAGAAATTGAAACCATGCTAGGAAAAGCGCTCAGGGCAGGTGGAATGGGAGTTTGGTTCAACTGA
- a CDS encoding flavin-nucleotide-binding protein, with protein MRRSEFIPNHANELISIANNCIVGYLGMVDPKEYPRVIPLNFILQNNCIYFHGADEGDKFDVFQTNPKVTFSMVEMYSMIPSYWIAKDYACPATVFFKSVYIIGKGNVVNDLEQKAMMLQGLMEKYQPEGNYKEITTKDSLYKQALEEVIIFKIAPGKIDCKFKFGQNMSVNKRKILIEKLKERNNKVDLKTAEEIKKTFQPVIDTKK; from the coding sequence ATGAGACGGTCTGAATTTATCCCAAATCATGCTAATGAACTGATTTCAATAGCGAACAATTGTATTGTTGGGTATCTTGGTATGGTTGATCCAAAAGAATACCCTCGTGTAATTCCGTTAAATTTTATTCTTCAGAATAATTGCATTTATTTTCACGGAGCAGACGAAGGTGACAAATTTGATGTATTTCAAACAAATCCTAAAGTGACTTTTAGTATGGTAGAAATGTACTCCATGATTCCATCTTATTGGATCGCAAAAGATTATGCCTGCCCAGCAACAGTATTTTTCAAATCTGTTTATATAATCGGAAAAGGAAATGTAGTAAATGATTTGGAACAAAAAGCAATGATGTTACAAGGATTGATGGAAAAATATCAACCTGAAGGGAACTATAAGGAAATAACAACCAAAGATTCCCTATATAAACAGGCTTTAGAAGAAGTAATTATTTTCAAAATTGCTCCGGGAAAAATTGATTGTAAATTCAAATTTGGACAAAATATGAGTGTAAATAAAAGAAAAATTCTGATCGAAAAATTAAAAGAAAGAAATAACAAGGTAGATCTTAAAACTGCAGAAGAAATCAAAAAAACTTTCCAACCTGTTATCGATACGAAAAAGTAA
- a CDS encoding GIY-YIG nuclease family protein — protein MYYAYILFSDSRDRYYYGHCKDLKKRLKRHNSGINPFTKVGIPWELKYDETFATKSEAVKREMEFKGWKSRIMTEKLIKQSGCRPD, from the coding sequence ATGTATTACGCTTATATTTTATTTTCAGATAGCAGGGATCGATATTATTACGGTCATTGCAAAGATTTAAAGAAAAGATTAAAGCGGCATAACTCCGGTATAAACCCATTTACAAAAGTGGGAATTCCGTGGGAATTGAAATATGATGAAACTTTTGCTACAAAAAGTGAAGCTGTAAAACGTGAAATGGAATTCAAAGGGTGGAAAAGCAGAATAATGACTGAGAAACTGATTAAGCAAAGTGGATGTCGTCCCGACTAA
- a CDS encoding DoxX family membrane protein: MDRLKTYGPVLARWILGGFFVYASLDKIAHPDLFARAIANYQLVPFGLENTMAIFLPWVELLAGVLLITGILVDGANLLITAMLIMFIVSISQALGRGIDISCGCFKVTETGRSLGFSTLFQDFILLGFCLWVMNRPSRLLEFYPKPV; this comes from the coding sequence ATGGATCGGCTTAAAACATATGGACCGGTTCTGGCAAGATGGATTTTAGGTGGATTTTTTGTATATGCCAGTTTAGATAAAATTGCACATCCTGATTTATTTGCACGTGCCATTGCCAACTATCAATTGGTTCCCTTTGGACTTGAAAATACCATGGCAATATTTTTACCGTGGGTTGAGTTACTTGCCGGAGTTCTCCTGATAACAGGAATTTTGGTGGACGGTGCAAATTTACTCATCACTGCGATGCTGATTATGTTTATAGTCTCTATAAGTCAAGCACTCGGGCGCGGGATTGATATTTCCTGTGGTTGTTTTAAGGTAACCGAAACCGGACGTTCTTTAGGTTTTTCAACACTTTTTCAAGATTTCATATTATTAGGTTTTTGTTTATGGGTCATGAATCGCCCCTCAAGATTGTTGGAATTCTACCCAAAACCTGTTTGA
- a CDS encoding rhodanese-like domain-containing protein, with protein sequence MIPIHSPIHQSLLIVITTIILGFISNAIRSDSIPFIAEELTVTKEILLEVENIEEPILTGISLSQAKILHDEGILFVDARGVEYWKEGRIKGAIVSDNFMELLFRIDSIQGKEKPIVIYCSDDDCGSSEDLAYDMQLSEFTQLYVFKGGWLSWDEAGYPTESSQ encoded by the coding sequence ATGATTCCAATACATTCACCAATACACCAGTCATTATTAATTGTTATCACTACCATCATTTTGGGGTTTATTTCAAATGCAATTCGTTCAGATTCAATTCCCTTTATTGCTGAAGAGTTGACTGTAACGAAAGAGATTTTGCTCGAGGTAGAAAATATTGAAGAACCAATTTTGACCGGTATTTCTCTGTCCCAAGCCAAAATTTTACATGATGAAGGAATTCTATTCGTAGATGCTCGAGGTGTAGAATATTGGAAAGAAGGACGTATTAAGGGGGCCATTGTGAGCGATAATTTCATGGAACTCTTATTTAGAATTGATTCAATTCAGGGAAAAGAAAAACCGATTGTAATTTACTGCAGCGATGATGATTGTGGATCTAGCGAGGATCTTGCCTACGATATGCAGCTTTCCGAATTCACTCAACTGTATGTATTTAAGGGAGGTTGGCTGTCATGGGATGAAGCCGGTTATCCGACTGAAAGTTCACAATAA